In the Juglans microcarpa x Juglans regia isolate MS1-56 chromosome 6D, Jm3101_v1.0, whole genome shotgun sequence genome, one interval contains:
- the LOC121234556 gene encoding serine racemase isoform X2: protein MEEGSEMRGKYVADISSIREAQERIKSFIHKTPVLSSETLNAVAGRRLFFKCEFFQKGGAFKFRGACNAVLSLDNDQAAKGVVTHSSGNHAAALSLAAKLRGIPAYIVIPKSAPKCKVENVMRYGGQVIWSEATMQSRESVASKVLQETGAVLVHPYNDGRIISGQGTISLELLEQAPEIDTLIVPISGGGLISGVALAAKSINPAIRVFAAEPSGANDAAQSKEAGRIITLPETNTIADGLRAFLGDLTWPIVRDLVDDVITVEDKEIIEAMKLCYEILKVAVEPSGAIGLAAVLSDNFKKIPVWKNCNNIGIVLSGGNVDLGKLWDSFKQ, encoded by the exons ATGGAAGAGGGGAGCGAA ATGAGGGGAAAATATGTGGCTGATATTTCCTCCATAAGAGAAGCTCAAGAACGCATCAAGTCATTCATACACAAAACTCCAGTCCTCTCATCCGAAACTCTGAATGCTGTTGCAGGGAGGAGGTTGTTCTTTAAATGTGAATTTTTCCAAAAGGG TGGAGCATTCAAATTCAGAGGTGCTTGCAATGCTGTTCTTTCTCTAGATAATGATCAAGCTGCTAAAGGTGTTGTAACACACAGCAG TGGTAACCATGCTGCAGCATTGTCCTTAGCTGCAAAACTACGGGGAATTCCTGCTTATATTGTTATTCCGAAAAGTGCTCCAAAATGCAAAGTTGAGAATGTCATGCGATACGGTGGTCAGGTTATCTGGAGTGAGGCCACAATGCAGTCAAGGGAGAGTGTTGCAAGCAAGGTATTGCAAGAAACTGGTGCAGTTCTTGTCCATCCATATAATGACGGGCGCATTATAAG CGGGCAGGGTACCATATCATTGGAGCTTCTGGAGCAAGCCCCGGAAATCGACACTCTCATCGTTCCAATAAGTG GAGGTGGTCTGATATCAGGGGTGGCATTGGCTGCCAAGTCTATCAATCCCGCCATTCGAGTTTTTGCTGCCGAACCTAGTGGAGCTAATGATGCAGCTCAATCTAAAGAAGCGGGTAGAATAATCACATTGCCTGAGACTAACACCATAGCTGATGGACTTCGAGCTTTTCTTGGAGATCTTACCTG GCCCATAGTGCGAGATCTTGTTGATGATGTCATAACTGTGGAGGACAAGGAGATAATCGAAGCCATGAAACTCTGTTACGAGATTTTGAAGGTTGCAGTAGAACCTAGTGGAGCAATCGGCCTTGCTGCTGTTTTATCTGATAATTTCAAGAAAATTCCTGTTTGGAAGAATTGCAATAACATAGGAATTGTACTTTCGGGAGGTAATGTTGATCTAGGCAAGCTATGGGATTCATTTAAACAATGA
- the LOC121235989 gene encoding oxalate--CoA ligase-like, with protein sequence MENLTLSSLLERAASEFPTRRALSVSGKFDFTHDRLQQLVDHAASLLLASGVNPGDVVALTFPNTVEFVVLFLAVIRCRATAAPLNTAYTAEEFEFYLSDSESKLLITPKEGIQSAQAAASKLKIPHVTATLHDAESKLSISTSESESISDCSVVEVVNDPSDVVLFLHTSGTTSRPKGVPLTQLNLASSVRNIKSVYKLRESDSTVLVLPLFHVHGLIAGLLSSLAAGAAVTLPSAGRFSASTFWSDMLSYGATWYTAVPTIHQIIIDRHFSKPEPAYLKLRFIRSCSASLAPSVLSRLEEAFGTPVLEAYAMTEAAHLMATNPLPEDGGHKPGSVGKPVGQEMAVLNENGLRQPEGVHGEVCIRGPNVTKGYKNNPEANKTAFSFGWFHTGDIGFFDSDGYLHLVGRIKELINRGGEKISPIEIDSVLLSHSEIAQAVAFGVPDDKYGEEINCAVIPREGSNIEEAEVLEFCKKNVAAFKAPKKVFITDSLPKTATGKIQRRLVAQHFLAQISTAKVPKFGA encoded by the exons atggaaaatctgACGCTTAGTAGCTTGTTGGAAAGAGCTGCGTCCGAATTCCCAACCCGGCGAGCTCTTTCCGTATCCGGAAAATTCGATTTCACGCACGACCGATTACAACAGCTAGTTGATCACGCCGCCTCTCTTCTACTTGCCTCCGGGGTCAATCCAGGCGACGTCGTAGCCCTCACCTTCCCCAACACCGTAGAG TTTGTGGTTCTGTTCTTGGCTGTAATCCGATGCCGAGCCACGGCTGCACCATTGAACACGGCTTACACCGCAGAAGAGTTCGAGTTCTACCTCTCTGACTCGGAATCAAAGCTTCTCATTACACCGAAAGAAGGAATTCAATCAGCTCAAGCCGCAGCTTCCAAGCTCAAAATCCCTCACGTGACCGCCACGCTGCACGATGCCGAATCGAAACTCTCTATCTCCACATCGGAATCGGAGTCCATCTCCGACTGCTCGGTCGTGGAAGTCGTCAATGATCCGTCCGACGTGGTGCTCTTCCTTCACACGTCCGGCACCACGAGCCGACCCAAAGGAGTGCCTCTGACTCAGCTCAACCTAGCATCCTCCGTTCGCAATATCAAATCGGTGTACAAACTCCGTGAGTCCGACTCTACCGTGCTCGTTCTCCCGTTATTCCACGTCCACGGGTTGATTGCCGGGTTATTGAGTTCGCTCGCTGCAGGAGCCGCGGTGACACTCCCATCCGCCGGCAGATTCTCGGCCTCGACGTTCTGGTCCGACATGCTCTCGTACGGGGCGACGTGGTACACCGCCGTCCCGACCATCCACCAGATCATTATAGACCGCCACTTCAGCAAACCCGAACCTGCTTACTTGAAGCTCCGCTTCATCCGTAGCTGCAGCGCGTCGCTTGCTCCGTCAGTACTGTCTCGGCTTGAGGAGGCATTCGGCACGCCTGTGCTGGAAGCCTACGCAATGACGGAGGCGGCTCATCTCATGGCAACCAACCCGTTACCGGAGGACGGCGGGCACAAGCCCGGGTCTGTGGGCAAGCCAGTGGGTCAGGAAATGGCGGTCTTGAACGAGAACGGACTCCGGCAACCGGAGGGTGTACACGGCGAGGTGTGTATTAGGGGACCAAACGTGACCAAAGGTTACAAGAACAATCCCGAAGCCAATAAAACCGCGTTTTCATTCGGGTGGTTCCATACGGGAGATATCGGGTTTTTCGACTCGGACGGGTATTTACATCTTGTGGGTCGGATCAAGGAGCTCATTAACCGTGGAGGAGAAAAGATATCTCCAATCGAAATTGATTCAGTGCTTTTGTCCCATTCTGAGATTGCTCAGGCTGTTGCCTTTGGAGTTCCTGACGATAAATATGGTGAAGAG ATAAATTGTGCCGTAATTCCTAGGGAAGGGTCAAACATAGAGGAAGCGGAGGTGCTGGAATTTTGCAAGAAGAACGTGGCAGCTTTCAAGGCCCCCAAGAAGGTTTTCATCACCGATTCCCTTCCAAAAACTGCAACCGGAAAGATTCAACGCCGGCTTGTGGCCCAGCATTTCCTTGCTCAAATCTCCACCGCCAAAGTTCCCAAGTTTGGGGCTTGA
- the LOC121234556 gene encoding serine racemase isoform X3 has translation MEEGSEMRGKYVADISSIREAQERIKSFIHKTPVLSSETLNAVAGRRLFFKCEFFQKGGAFKFRGACNAVLSLDNDQAAKGVVTHSRFYLTSVIWSEATMQSRESVASKVLQETGAVLVHPYNDGRIISGQGTISLELLEQAPEIDTLIVPISGGGLISGVALAAKSINPAIRVFAAEPSGANDAAQSKEAGRIITLPETNTIADGLRAFLGDLTWPIVRDLVDDVITVEDKEIIEAMKLCYEILKVAVEPSGAIGLAAVLSDNFKKIPVWKNCNNIGIVLSGGNVDLGKLWDSFKQ, from the exons ATGGAAGAGGGGAGCGAA ATGAGGGGAAAATATGTGGCTGATATTTCCTCCATAAGAGAAGCTCAAGAACGCATCAAGTCATTCATACACAAAACTCCAGTCCTCTCATCCGAAACTCTGAATGCTGTTGCAGGGAGGAGGTTGTTCTTTAAATGTGAATTTTTCCAAAAGGG TGGAGCATTCAAATTCAGAGGTGCTTGCAATGCTGTTCTTTCTCTAGATAATGATCAAGCTGCTAAAGGTGTTGTAACACACAGCAGGTTCTATTTAACCTCA GTTATCTGGAGTGAGGCCACAATGCAGTCAAGGGAGAGTGTTGCAAGCAAGGTATTGCAAGAAACTGGTGCAGTTCTTGTCCATCCATATAATGACGGGCGCATTATAAG CGGGCAGGGTACCATATCATTGGAGCTTCTGGAGCAAGCCCCGGAAATCGACACTCTCATCGTTCCAATAAGTG GAGGTGGTCTGATATCAGGGGTGGCATTGGCTGCCAAGTCTATCAATCCCGCCATTCGAGTTTTTGCTGCCGAACCTAGTGGAGCTAATGATGCAGCTCAATCTAAAGAAGCGGGTAGAATAATCACATTGCCTGAGACTAACACCATAGCTGATGGACTTCGAGCTTTTCTTGGAGATCTTACCTG GCCCATAGTGCGAGATCTTGTTGATGATGTCATAACTGTGGAGGACAAGGAGATAATCGAAGCCATGAAACTCTGTTACGAGATTTTGAAGGTTGCAGTAGAACCTAGTGGAGCAATCGGCCTTGCTGCTGTTTTATCTGATAATTTCAAGAAAATTCCTGTTTGGAAGAATTGCAATAACATAGGAATTGTACTTTCGGGAGGTAATGTTGATCTAGGCAAGCTATGGGATTCATTTAAACAATGA
- the LOC121234556 gene encoding serine racemase isoform X1, giving the protein MEEGSEVRGKYVADISSIREAEEGSQMRGKYVADISSIREAQERIKSFIHKTPVLSSETLNAVAGRRLFFKCEFFQKGGAFKFRGACNAVLSLDNDQAAKGVVTHSSGNHAAALSLAAKLRGIPAYIVIPKSAPKCKVENVMRYGGQVIWSEATMQSRESVASKVLQETGAVLVHPYNDGRIISGQGTISLELLEQAPEIDTLIVPISGGGLISGVALAAKSINPAIRVFAAEPSGANDAAQSKEAGRIITLPETNTIADGLRAFLGDLTWPIVRDLVDDVITVEDKEIIEAMKLCYEILKVAVEPSGAIGLAAVLSDNFKKIPVWKNCNNIGIVLSGGNVDLGKLWDSFKQ; this is encoded by the exons ATGGAAGAGGGGAGCGAAGTGAGGGGAAAATATGTGGCTGATATTTCCTCCATAAGAGAAGCGGAGGAGGGGAGCCAAATGAGGGGAAAATATGTGGCTGATATTTCCTCCATAAGAGAAGCTCAAGAACGCATCAAGTCATTCATACACAAAACTCCAGTCCTCTCATCCGAAACTCTGAATGCTGTTGCAGGGAGGAGGTTGTTCTTTAAATGTGAATTTTTCCAAAAGGG TGGAGCATTCAAATTCAGAGGTGCTTGCAATGCTGTTCTTTCTCTAGATAATGATCAAGCTGCTAAAGGTGTTGTAACACACAGCAG TGGTAACCATGCTGCAGCATTGTCCTTAGCTGCAAAACTACGGGGAATTCCTGCTTATATTGTTATTCCGAAAAGTGCTCCAAAATGCAAAGTTGAGAATGTCATGCGATACGGTGGTCAGGTTATCTGGAGTGAGGCCACAATGCAGTCAAGGGAGAGTGTTGCAAGCAAGGTATTGCAAGAAACTGGTGCAGTTCTTGTCCATCCATATAATGACGGGCGCATTATAAG CGGGCAGGGTACCATATCATTGGAGCTTCTGGAGCAAGCCCCGGAAATCGACACTCTCATCGTTCCAATAAGTG GAGGTGGTCTGATATCAGGGGTGGCATTGGCTGCCAAGTCTATCAATCCCGCCATTCGAGTTTTTGCTGCCGAACCTAGTGGAGCTAATGATGCAGCTCAATCTAAAGAAGCGGGTAGAATAATCACATTGCCTGAGACTAACACCATAGCTGATGGACTTCGAGCTTTTCTTGGAGATCTTACCTG GCCCATAGTGCGAGATCTTGTTGATGATGTCATAACTGTGGAGGACAAGGAGATAATCGAAGCCATGAAACTCTGTTACGAGATTTTGAAGGTTGCAGTAGAACCTAGTGGAGCAATCGGCCTTGCTGCTGTTTTATCTGATAATTTCAAGAAAATTCCTGTTTGGAAGAATTGCAATAACATAGGAATTGTACTTTCGGGAGGTAATGTTGATCTAGGCAAGCTATGGGATTCATTTAAACAATGA